Proteins from a genomic interval of Polaribacter sp. Q13:
- a CDS encoding TIM-barrel domain-containing protein has protein sequence MKTYIILFLLLFIASFAFTQNSKRVFKKASVDKGNLLKIEVNDGIYQIQFYNSKIVETSFIPKGEEFNSTSHAVVLKPNLADVQLKESEYFVDFSSKGISVKIQKSPFKISYFYKDKEITSEKKGYFKSKHQPLESVKGNIVAKKTEKIEFNLTAEEVLYGAGARALGMNRRGYRLPLYNRAQYGYETHAELMNFTIPLVISSKKYMLHFDNAPIGYLDLDSKKDNSLTYETISGRKTYQVVVGDSWEDLVNNYTTLTGKQPLPARWTLGNFSSRFGYHSQRETEATIAKFQEEKIPVDAVILDLYWFGKELQGTMGNLEVYKDSFPDIKAMISRLKDKGIKTVLITEPFILSTSKKWNEAEEKEVLATDSIGNSAKYDFYFGNTGIVDIYKKEGKEWFWNIYKELINLGAKGLWGDLGEPEVLPSWVNFQNKKADEIHNIYGHDWARLIFEGYQKEFPQERPFILMRAGSSGSQRFGMIPWSGDVNRTWGGLQSQPEIALQMGMQGLGYMHSDLGGFAGDNLDDNLYTRWLQYGVFQPIFRPHAQEGVASEPVFRSDSAKELAKKAIELRYKLLPYNYNVAFENNQKGTPLMRPIFFEEDDEKLMSNSTTYMWGKDFLITPILKDAVKTKEIYFPKTANWFNFYTDEKVEGGQTKTVQLNEETIPTYVRGGVFIPMTKIVQTTDDYTGDVLDLHYYYDASVQKSEGSMYNDNGLLSNAFEKGAYEILTFESEITKRWLEIDLEAELGANWNSSEKEIKLIIHSINWNPKKIKIDGKGKQFSLEKNTLTIPLKWNTKKELRVKIALK, from the coding sequence ATGAAAACCTATATCATTCTTTTTTTATTATTGTTTATAGCATCTTTTGCTTTTACTCAAAACTCTAAAAGAGTTTTTAAAAAAGCAAGTGTTGATAAAGGAAATTTATTGAAAATTGAAGTGAATGATGGAATTTACCAAATTCAATTTTATAACTCTAAAATTGTAGAAACATCTTTTATTCCAAAAGGAGAAGAATTTAATTCTACTTCTCATGCGGTTGTTTTAAAACCAAATCTGGCAGATGTTCAGTTAAAAGAATCGGAATACTTTGTTGATTTTTCCTCAAAAGGTATTTCCGTAAAAATTCAAAAATCACCTTTTAAAATTTCTTATTTTTATAAGGATAAAGAAATTACATCAGAGAAAAAAGGATATTTTAAATCCAAACATCAACCGTTGGAATCGGTAAAAGGGAATATTGTAGCTAAAAAAACAGAAAAAATTGAATTCAATTTAACTGCTGAGGAAGTTTTATATGGAGCTGGAGCAAGAGCTTTAGGTATGAATAGAAGAGGTTACAGATTACCACTTTATAACAGAGCGCAATATGGCTACGAAACGCATGCAGAGTTAATGAACTTTACAATTCCGTTGGTAATTTCATCAAAAAAATACATGCTGCATTTTGATAATGCACCCATTGGTTATTTAGATTTAGATAGTAAAAAAGACAATTCCTTAACGTATGAAACTATTTCTGGACGAAAAACTTATCAAGTTGTTGTAGGGGATTCTTGGGAAGATTTGGTGAATAATTATACCACTTTAACAGGAAAACAACCTTTGCCTGCCCGTTGGACTTTAGGTAATTTTTCTAGTAGATTTGGGTATCATTCTCAGCGAGAAACAGAAGCTACCATAGCTAAATTTCAAGAAGAAAAAATACCAGTAGATGCCGTGATTTTAGATTTGTATTGGTTTGGAAAAGAGTTGCAAGGCACCATGGGGAATCTTGAGGTTTACAAAGACTCTTTTCCTGATATTAAAGCAATGATTTCTAGGCTTAAAGACAAGGGAATTAAAACTGTTTTAATTACAGAACCTTTTATTTTATCCACTTCTAAAAAGTGGAATGAAGCTGAAGAAAAAGAAGTTTTAGCAACAGATTCCATAGGAAATTCAGCTAAATATGATTTCTATTTTGGTAATACAGGTATTGTAGATATTTACAAAAAGGAAGGAAAAGAGTGGTTTTGGAACATTTATAAAGAACTTATAAATCTTGGAGCAAAAGGACTTTGGGGAGATTTAGGAGAACCAGAAGTATTGCCGTCTTGGGTAAATTTCCAGAATAAAAAAGCAGATGAAATTCATAATATTTATGGACATGATTGGGCGCGTTTAATTTTTGAAGGATATCAAAAGGAATTTCCGCAAGAAAGACCGTTTATTTTAATGCGTGCAGGTTCTTCAGGTTCGCAACGTTTTGGTATGATTCCTTGGTCTGGAGATGTAAATAGAACTTGGGGCGGATTGCAATCTCAACCAGAAATTGCCTTACAAATGGGCATGCAAGGTTTGGGGTATATGCATTCTGATTTAGGCGGATTTGCCGGAGATAATTTAGACGATAATTTATACACACGTTGGCTGCAATATGGTGTTTTTCAACCTATTTTTAGACCGCATGCGCAAGAAGGAGTTGCTAGTGAACCTGTTTTTAGAAGTGATAGCGCCAAGGAATTAGCTAAAAAAGCAATTGAATTACGCTACAAATTATTGCCTTATAATTACAATGTGGCTTTTGAAAACAATCAAAAAGGTACACCTTTAATGCGTCCTATTTTCTTTGAAGAAGATGATGAAAAGTTGATGAGTAATTCAACAACATATATGTGGGGAAAAGACTTTTTAATTACGCCAATATTAAAAGATGCCGTAAAAACAAAAGAAATTTATTTTCCTAAAACAGCCAATTGGTTTAATTTTTATACGGACGAAAAAGTTGAAGGAGGACAAACTAAAACTGTTCAGTTAAATGAAGAAACGATTCCTACCTATGTAAGAGGAGGTGTTTTTATTCCGATGACAAAAATTGTTCAAACAACAGATGATTATACAGGTGATGTTTTAGATCTTCATTATTATTACGATGCATCAGTGCAAAAAAGTGAGGGTTCAATGTATAATGACAATGGTTTACTTTCTAATGCTTTTGAGAAAGGAGCATATGAAATTCTAACCTTTGAATCTGAAATAACAAAACGTTGGTTAGAAATTGATTTAGAAGCAGAGTTAGGTGCTAATTGGAATTCATCAGAAAAAGAAATTAAATTAATCATACATAGTATCAATTGGAATCCTAAAAAGATAAAAATCGATGGAAAAGGAAAACAATTTTCATTAGAAAAAAATACACTTACCATTCCTTTAAAATGGAATACTAAGAAAGAATTAAGAGTAAAAATAGCATTAAAATAA
- a CDS encoding glycoside hydrolase family 13 protein, giving the protein MKLLKYILLTVLIIFVIVFLFSCQKREQNKMEVTKEITAVINEIERVEPPNWFIGFKDTSLQLLVKEENIGFATPSISYEGVSIEKVNKARSNNYLFIDLIIDKSTNPGVFNIDFNFTDGTKKTHTYELKSREKNAEDYIGFNSSDAIYLITPDRFANGDDSNNINLALKETDIDRSDNYKRHGGDIQGIINHVDYIYDLGFTAVWPTPVLINDMAESSYHGYAITDFYTVDSRFGNLSEYKKLADKLREKNMKLIMDQVANHCGIGHWWMEDLPFDDWLNNQKNYEENINNWNNETNIGSNHRRTTNQDIYAAKADVKGNNEGWFSPKMPDLNQRNPFLAKYIIQNSIWWIETLGLGGIRQDTYPYPDKAFMSNWAGAIMHEYPNFSIVGEEWSYNPLIVGYWQRGACNKDGYESNLKSPMDFPMQKAIVEGLNEEESWDQGLVKLYEGLANDFHYTTPKDILVFLDNHDKTRIYTELWEDLYKVKMGLSYMLTLPRIPQIYYGTEILMSDSANPGDHGLIRSDFPGGWTDDVVNAFTGEGLNEYQKDMQSFIKKLLNYRKNSAAIHDGKTIHFAPLMGVYFLFRIKDDETVVHIINKNKEPITVDLNRFEEVGMKGKTVKNIITDEEFVWGNEIQLTDRGSIILTTKI; this is encoded by the coding sequence ATGAAACTATTAAAATACATCCTTTTAACTGTTCTTATAATTTTTGTTATCGTATTTTTGTTTTCATGCCAAAAACGAGAACAAAATAAAATGGAGGTTACTAAGGAAATTACAGCAGTAATAAACGAAATTGAAAGAGTAGAACCACCTAATTGGTTTATTGGTTTTAAGGATACTTCACTACAATTATTAGTTAAAGAAGAAAATATTGGGTTTGCAACACCTTCCATTTCTTACGAAGGGGTTTCTATTGAAAAAGTTAACAAAGCTAGAAGTAACAATTACTTATTTATTGATTTAATCATTGATAAATCAACAAATCCAGGTGTATTTAATATTGATTTTAATTTTACTGATGGTACAAAAAAAACGCATACGTATGAGTTAAAATCAAGAGAGAAAAACGCGGAAGATTATATTGGTTTTAACAGTTCTGATGCTATTTATTTAATTACACCAGATCGTTTTGCAAATGGAGATGATTCTAATAACATTAATTTAGCATTAAAAGAAACAGATATAGATCGTTCTGATAATTATAAGCGCCACGGTGGTGATATACAAGGAATCATAAATCATGTAGATTATATTTACGACTTAGGATTTACAGCTGTTTGGCCAACGCCAGTGTTAATAAATGATATGGCAGAAAGTTCTTATCATGGCTATGCAATTACAGATTTCTATACAGTAGATTCTCGTTTTGGTAATTTATCAGAATATAAAAAATTAGCTGATAAGTTAAGAGAAAAAAATATGAAATTAATCATGGATCAAGTTGCCAATCATTGTGGTATTGGCCATTGGTGGATGGAGGATTTACCTTTTGATGATTGGTTAAACAATCAAAAAAACTATGAAGAGAATATTAATAATTGGAATAATGAAACCAATATAGGATCTAATCATAGAAGAACTACAAATCAAGATATATATGCCGCAAAGGCTGATGTAAAAGGGAATAATGAAGGGTGGTTTTCGCCTAAAATGCCAGATTTAAACCAACGGAATCCATTTTTAGCCAAATATATTATTCAAAATAGTATCTGGTGGATAGAAACGTTGGGGTTAGGCGGTATTAGACAAGATACCTATCCATATCCAGATAAAGCCTTTATGAGTAATTGGGCAGGTGCTATTATGCATGAATACCCTAATTTTTCTATTGTAGGAGAAGAATGGAGTTACAACCCCTTAATTGTTGGTTATTGGCAACGAGGAGCTTGTAATAAAGATGGTTATGAGTCTAACTTAAAATCACCTATGGATTTTCCGATGCAAAAAGCTATTGTAGAAGGTTTAAATGAAGAAGAATCTTGGGATCAAGGGTTAGTAAAATTGTATGAAGGTTTAGCAAATGATTTTCATTATACAACTCCAAAAGATATTCTAGTTTTTTTAGATAACCATGATAAAACCCGGATATATACAGAACTATGGGAAGATCTTTATAAAGTGAAAATGGGTTTAAGTTATATGTTGACTTTGCCTAGAATTCCACAAATATATTATGGTACAGAAATTTTAATGAGCGATTCTGCAAATCCAGGAGATCATGGTTTAATTAGAAGTGATTTCCCTGGAGGTTGGACAGATGATGTTGTAAATGCTTTTACTGGAGAAGGGTTAAATGAATACCAAAAGGACATGCAATCTTTTATTAAAAAGCTTTTAAACTATCGTAAAAATAGTGCAGCCATTCATGATGGAAAAACAATACATTTTGCGCCTTTAATGGGTGTTTATTTCTTGTTTAGAATAAAAGATGATGAAACCGTAGTGCATATTATCAATAAAAATAAAGAACCTATTACGGTTGATTTAAACCGATTTGAAGAGGTTGGAATGAAAGGAAAAACAGTAAAAAATATTATTACAGACGAAGAGTTTGTATGGGGAAATGAAATTCAATTAACCGATAGAGGTAGTATTATTTTAACAACGAAAATATAG
- a CDS encoding transposase, whose protein sequence is MEKYDVLEPDHFYHIYNRGNNKENLFVEDSNYSHFLNLVKKHISPIADVYVYCLLKNHFHLLIKIKSREELSLINKINLDKLSQPFSNLFNAYTKAINKKYNREGSLFKVRFKRNRITDLNYLRNVILYIHLNPLKHGFTDNYQEYLYSSYKSILSSKPTILKREEVIVLFDDKDNFIHVHYENEQSDNFEELE, encoded by the coding sequence ATGGAAAAATATGATGTTTTAGAACCAGACCATTTTTACCATATTTATAATAGAGGAAATAATAAAGAAAATTTATTTGTTGAAGATAGTAATTATTCACATTTTTTAAATTTAGTAAAAAAGCATATTTCACCAATTGCAGATGTATATGTGTACTGTTTGTTGAAAAATCATTTTCATTTATTGATTAAAATAAAGTCAAGAGAAGAGTTATCATTAATTAATAAAATAAATTTAGATAAGTTATCTCAACCTTTTTCTAACTTATTTAATGCTTATACAAAAGCTATAAATAAAAAGTACAACAGAGAAGGAAGTTTGTTTAAAGTTAGATTTAAACGTAATAGAATTACGGATTTAAATTATTTAAGAAATGTAATTTTATATATTCATTTAAATCCTCTTAAACATGGTTTTACAGATAATTATCAAGAATATTTATATTCATCTTATAAATCTATTTTATCATCAAAACCAACAATTTTAAAGAGAGAAGAAGTAATTGTATTATTTGATGATAAAGATAATTTTATTCATGTTCATTATGAAAATGAACAAAGTGATAATTTTGAAGAACTTGAATAA